From the Saimiri boliviensis isolate mSaiBol1 chromosome X, mSaiBol1.pri, whole genome shotgun sequence genome, one window contains:
- the MAGEB16 gene encoding LOW QUALITY PROTEIN: melanoma-associated antigen B16 (The sequence of the model RefSeq protein was modified relative to this genomic sequence to represent the inferred CDS: inserted 1 base in 1 codon; deleted 1 base in 1 codon) yields MSQDQGSPRSTHDQHLQTLSETQSLEVAQVFKAMEETFLSSSHPLVPVNLKEAPTAKTESSLEGPQSSCSSSIAITTTSSSESDEGSSSQEEEEATSDPENMPADALDQKVXFLVNFMLQKYQMKEPISKADVLKIIIKDDESHFSEIFLRASKRLEMILGLYVKEVDPTTCSYGLFIKLDLTYDGMLSGKKGMPKTGLLIRVLGAIFMKGNRATEEEVWEVLSLTGVYSGKKHFIFGEPRELITKDFVKEKYLEYQQVANSDPAQYEFLCGPRAKAETSKMKVLEFLAKIHGTHPDSYPSQYEEALKDEEERAGAKI; encoded by the exons ATGTCTCAGGATCAGGGGAGTCCACGAAGCACACATGATCAGCACCTTCAGACCCTCAGTGAGACCCAGAGTCTGGAGGTTGCCCAGGTCTTCAAGGCTATGGAGGAgaccttcctctcctcctcccatcctctaGTGCCTGTCAATCTGAAGGAAGCTCCTACTGCTAAGACAGAGAGTTCTCTTGAGGGTCCTCAGAGTTCTTGCTCCTCTTCCATTGCCATCACAACCACCTCATCCAGTGAATCTGATGAGGGTTCCAGCAGCCAAGAAGAGGAGGAGGCCACATCAGACCCCGAGAATATGCCTGCAGATGCTCTCGACCAGAAAG GCTTTTTGGTGAATTTCATGCTGCAAAAGTATCAGATGAAAGAGCCAATATCAAAGGCAGATGTGTTGAAGATTATCATCAAAGATGATGAGAGCCACTTCTCTGAGATCTTCCTGAGAGCTTCTAAGCGACTAGAGATGATCTTAGGCCTTTATGTGAAGGAGGTGGACCCCACCACCTGTAGCTATGGCCTCTTCATCAAACTGGACCTCACCTATGACGGGATGCTGAGTGGTAAAAAGGGTATGCCCAAGACTGGCCTCCTGATACGTGTCCTGGGTGCGATCTTCATGAAGGGCAACCGTGCCACTGAAGAGGAAGTCTGGGAAGTACTGAGT TTGACAGGAGTATATTCTGGGAAGAAGCACTTCATCTTTGGAGAGCCCAGGGAGCTCATCACCAAAGATTTTGTGAAGGAGAAGTACCTGGAGTACCAGCAGGTGGCCAACAGTGATCCTGCACAATATGAATTCCTGTGCGGCCCAAGAGCCAAGGCTGAAACCAGCAAGATGAAAGTCCTAGAGTTTTTGGCCAAAATTCATGGGACTCACCCAGATTCTTACCCATCTCAGTATGAGGAGGCTCTGAAAGACGAAGAAGAAAGAGCTGGAGCCAAAATTTGA